From Bacillota bacterium LX-D:
TTGGTGCAGGTGTAACTGTTGGTGTTGGTGTTGGTGTTGGCGTTGGCGTTGGCGTTGGCATTGGTGTAGGTGCTAATGTTGGTGTAGGAGTAGGTGTAGCTGTAGGTACTGGTGTTTCTGTAGGGCATGGTAATTCAGGCTCTTCTTCATTTTCTTCCAGGGTAACGTCAACTACAACTACCTCTTCTTTCGTTTCCGTAACTTTCACCTCTACATCTAAGACGGCCATTTGTTGCCAAGGGTATTCTTCCGGTGTGAAATGGCGGCCATGAAGGCATTCCTCATCATAGTTTGGCGGGCTTAAATCAATGTCTTCAATATCGCAATTTATATCAAAATTCATTCCAGGTTCAGCGTCGAATATGTCTATGGTAGTAGAAAATGGTTCTTTAACTGCTTTTCTCCAGACAGCATTGTCGCATAATCCTACATAAGAAATATGCTTGCATAAATTTCCTTGAACTGTTGCTTGACCTTGCCTTAGCCTTGATTCTTTCCTGTTAAAATTAGCCTGAGCATCAATACCTATTATTCTTTGAACCGGCTGATCAAAACAAATTTCATTCTGTACAGTTACTTTGGATCTTCCCCTACCAACTATATTTTCGCATTTCAAGATATCCCTTTCAACTTTTAGGTGAGGGCCTTCTACATCTTTAATATATTCTAAATCCAGGTCTTCTGTTACCTTTACTTTAACTTTTATTTCCGCTTCCTGGGTAGCTTCATCCTCCATGCCAGTTTTTAACTCAACTTTAGCCGATTCTACAATGGCATCAACCATTACTTCCATGGCCTCTGTAACTCCCGGCAAGTCAAAAACTACTTCCCATTCTTCATCTACACTAGTTTCAAACATTTTTTGGCTGTCTTTTTCCACATAAAAAATTTGCTTATGTAAGACACCTGCAACTTCTACCTGATCGGTCATAATCTCAGTTTCAATATCTGTAATCTTGGCTTGCACATCTTTAATCATTTCCACCTGACGGGGAAACTCTAAATCTGTGTTTAACTCAAATCTCTTTTCTCCCTGACCAGTAATATTGTGAATAGTTAATTGCCCTTTGACCACATGCATCTCTTTATTATTGGACATCATTACATCTGTTACAATATCCATTTCCGTTGTCCGAGTAGCTTTAGAATACAACTCTAAAGTAATATCCTGACTCCAAACATCAGGTTTATTATGTTTACCAGTACTTTCTTCTGCCTGTGTAACAGCATTCACCATACCTTCACAAGCAATTGTATCTTCGGGCCTAACTCCCGGCATTTCAATAGTGCAAGTGAAAGACTCTTCCATAGGCAGATCATAAACCCCACCTGCCTCGTACTCAACTCCTTCAAAGCACCCATCCATTGCAGCTACCCAGGTAATTTGTTTATACAGCTGGCCCCTTATTACTCCTGTATCATAGTCAGACTGTGCTTCCAAATTCTTAACATCAATATGTACATCTTTAATTTTTTTTACTTCTACGGGAAATTCCATTGTATTGGTTAAATTCACATGATTTGTACTATTTCTCACAACTGATTCGGCACAAACTCTTCTCTTTACAACCTCTAAGTTATCTGCCAAAGATAGCTCCTCCTCTCCCAAATGTTTCATAATAATATATGCAAAAAAAAGGGAAAAGTGCTATTTATTTTTTAATTTCAAAATTCATTTTTTATTTTTAAACTACTATGAAAAATAATACTTTATTGGTATGCTTTAACTATAGATCTTTATCAGCACAATAAACATGGGGGTGGGACAATGGGAGATGCAATTTTTAAGCAAAAAAGCGGTATTTTAGGTGTGGGAATTGCGGCACCTTGCGGGATTATTACTCCTGAACAATTAATTGGCTTAGGAACCCTGAGTAAGAAAGTAAAAAGTTTAGGAAGTAAATTAACTACTAGACAGACAATTATTTTTTTAATTAAAGAGGAAAAACTTAAGGATTTCCAGGCAGGTGTTCAAGAGCTTGGCTTACGGATTGGCTCCTTTGGTGAAGTTATTCGCAATGTAAAAAGCTGCGCAGGTGGGGAACAGTTTTGCTTACGAAGTTTAACAGACGTCTTTAAGTTAGCAACTGAACTTCAAGAAATATATATGGACCAAAAGGTGCCTCATGATTTTAAAATTTCCGTAGCAGGGTGCCAACGAGGCTGCACTGACCCGCTCTGTGCCGATTACGGCATTATTGCTACCGGGCCTGATACCTATAGTATTTATTTAGGAGGGCGAGGAGGAAGCAGGCAGCCGGAACATGGAACTTTACTCTGTTCGGAAGTTAATGTCCAGGGTGTAAAAGCTGTACTGGACTTTGTCCTGGATAAATACCGTTCTTTAGGTCAGCCCAAAGAACGAATTTGTAAAACCATTGGAAGAATAGGAATAGAACAGTTTACGCCTGATAATGAGTTCTTAAATAAATATCAACCTGAAGATAGTGATAACGATTTTCTACAATTTTTAGGAAGGTGAGAGTCAAATGTCTGCAAGTAATATAGATATCGCTAAGATTAATCAAGTTGTGCAGAAATGCTGTAAAACCACAGAAGAGTGCTCCAAATGTGCCCAGGGAAAATGTCTGATTGGTTTTGCTAAAATAGCGCTGGAATATGCTGAAAAGAAAAATGTTGTGAGCATTGCTAAAGGAGGCAGCTTAGTTCCAACGGGAGATTACAAAATTTATTACCAAGAGGATCTAATAAACGCATTAGTGGAGGTTCTAAGCCAATGCCAAGATTGTCAAGATAACCATGAAAACGATTGTATCATTAATATAATCCGCATGTCCTTAGAAACAGCCCTCCTAGGAGAAAACATTCCCTACGAAGGAAGTGCCTTTGGCTACTTAATGCAAGTATTGAAAAAGGATAGCACTATTGGGCAAAAGCTCTTGGATAAGTTCAAAAATAAATAACTTTAGTCAGATCGAGTAAGGTAAAGCCGAAGTAATTTGCTTCGGCTTTATCCTTCTCACAGAACCGTACATACAGGTCTCGTATACGGCTCCTGATAAACTCAGTCTGATTTCCCTAACCTAGAAATTGATGGTGTGGGGAGCAAAAGATAGTCTATGCTGAATTAGTTAATAAAGATGCAGCAATTTTAATATAGGATTTAAAAAGTTTAATCCACTTAATAAAACGAGAATAATAGCCACGGGGGTTATATATTTTAAGATAAGGGTAATTATCCTCAATAGTCTTATATTTTGTATTTTTCCGTTATTAGATGCTTCTTGAGCAATATTTTTAAAGCCCCATTTCCAAGCTAAAAAAACTGCCGTTGCCAAGCCAGCTAAGGGCATTAAGATATTTGAGGTAGTATAGTCAAACAAATCAAACATAGTTTTGCCAAAAAGTTTAAAATCACTTAAGACACTGAAGGATAAGGTAGCTGTGGAGCCTACAAGCATTAAAGCCCCTAATGTAAGTAAAACTGCCTTAGGACGGGAAAGCTTAAACTCTTCTGTAAAATAAGCTACAGGTACTTCGAACATTGAAGTAATGGCCGTAGTTGCGGCAATAGCGGAAAGGATAAAAAACAAAACCATAAAAACATTGCCTAATGGCATGGAGCTAAAGACAGTAGGAATAGTAATAAACAACAATGAAGCTCCTGCATCAGGTTGAAAACCAAAGGCAAATACTGCAGGGAAAATAGCTAATCCTGCTAAAATGGAAACTAGAGTATCGGAAAGAGCAACTTTTGCCGCCGTACTCACTAAGTTTTCTTTTTTGCTAATATAGCTGCCGTAGGTAACCATTGTACCAATACCAATGGAAAGCTTAAAAAAAGATAAGCCTAAAGCTGTTAGAACTACCGCCCCTGTAATTTTTGAAAAATCAGGCTGGAAAAGAAATTTTACACCTTCCCAGGCATTAGGCAAAGTCAGTGCTCTCAGATCAGATATAATTAGTAGAAAAAATAAAATGGGCATGAGAATTTTAGTGACTCGTTCAATGCCATTACTTACCCCAGCTAAGATAATACAACTAGTTACCAGCAATACCATAAACTGCCAAAATAAAGGTTCTCCCACTCCGCTGACAAATGTATTAAATACGCTGCCCGTTATCTCTGGTTTAGTGGTTGACAAAACTCTGCTGGCAGCTTTAAAAATATAAGCATATACCCAACCTGCCACATTAGAATAAAAGGCCATAATCAAGAAAGCTGAAATGCAGCCCGTCAAACCTGTCAAAAACCAGGGTGTCCTGGGAGCCAATTTTTTAAATGCTCCTACGGGATTGGCATTTGTAGTTCGTCCGATAATCAATTCACTTAACAGTAAAGGCAACCCCACAAGGATTAAGCAGATTAAATAAATGAGAATAAAAGCTGCTCCACCGTTTTGTCCCGCTAGGAAAGGGAACTTCCAAATGTTACCTAAACCAATGGCAGAGCCTAAAGTAGCAGCAATAACACCTAAGCTAGTAACAAACTTATCCCGCCCTAAATTATGTTTTCTTTTTTCAGCATTATTCTGCACCCTACTGCCCCCTTATTTAAACTTATAATATGATTATAATCCCGGCTTATTAAATTTTGTTATTTATGTACATATTTGTTATGATAATTAGTAAATTGTGCAATAGATAGGAGAACTTGTTCATGAAAGTGTTGCTAACTACTTTAAATTCTAAACATATTCATTCATCCTTATCCATCTACTATTTACAAAGCTACTGTCAAAAATTCCGAGACAATATTAGTATTCAGGAATTTACCATTAACCAAAATGAGGATAAGATACTTGCTGAACTTTATAAAGGCTCCTATGACCTTATTTGCTTTTCCTGTTATATTTGGAATATTACCAAGACCTTAGAGATAATTGAACACTTAAAAAAAGTTCAGCCCAAAGTAAAAATCCTTTTAGGAGGCCCTGAGGTTACTTATGACCCTCAAGAGATCCTTACAGAGCATCTGTCTATCGACTATATAATTTGCGGTGAAGGTGAAGAAACCTTTCAAGAGCTCCTTAATCATCTTATTCTAGGTCAAGGAAACCTAGAAGACATTAAAGGTTTGGTTTACCGTTTAGACCAAAGAATTACGGTAAACCAACCTAGGCCTTTAATCCAACAGCTAGATAAAATACCTTTTCCCTACCTAGAGAACATGGATAGCTTAACCAATAAAATCATTTATTATGAAAGTTCTAGAGGCTGCCCCCATAGTTGCACCTACTGCCTATCTTCAACAATTAAAGGAGTAAGATTTTTTTCCTTACCTAGGATAAAAAAAGATTTGCAATTTTTCTTAGACGCCCGTGTTCAGCAAGTCAAATTTGTTGACCGGACTTTTAATGTTAAAAAAAGTCATTGTTTAGAAATTTGGCAGTTCATTGCCGCCCATGATAACGGATATACAAATTTTCATTTTGAAATTACTGGTGATTTATTAGATGAAGAAGAACTCAATTTTTTAAGCAAAGTTCGACCTGGTTTATTTCAATTTGAGATTGGAGTCCAATCAACTTGTGAGGAAACTATGGAAGCTATTAACCGTCAAGTTGATTTACAAAAGTTAAGTAAAAGCATTAAGCGGCTTTTAGCTACCCCTAATATCCATTTACATTTGGATTTAATTGCCGGATTACCTAAGGAAGGCTATACTACATTTCAGACATCTTTTAATCAAGTATATGCTCTACAGCCCCACAATTTACAATTAGGTTTTTTAAAGCTTTTAAAAGGGTCTGCCATCAGGGAACAACAACAGCTCTACAACTATTTATATAAAAGTACTCCTCCTTACGAAGTACTACAAAACAAGTTTATTAGCTATAAAGAAATTTTAGCATTAAAAAACATTGAGGAACTTCTGGAACTTTACTTTAATTCAGGAAGTTTTCAATTTTCCTTAGAATTTATTTGTACTAACTTTTATCAAAGTTCATTTAGATTCTATGAAGATCTAAGCAATTACTGGGAACATAATGGGCTTTATTCTTTAGCTCATAGCCAAAAAGAACTGTATAAAATACTTTTAACTTTCTATCAAAACATGGAACTTCCCCATGTCCATGTCTTTATAGAAGTTTTAAAGTTAGATTATCTTTGCCATGTAAAAAGCATTGTTCCCGATTTTTTGCATGGGGTAGATGACCCTCATTTTAAAAATAAATGTTACGAATTTTTACGAGTTCCTGAACACATTCAGCACTATCTACCCCACTACAGCTCTCTCTCGGCCAAACAGATTGCTAAAAAGGTTCACTTTGAGCACTTTAACTATAATGTACAAAAGATTATTAAAAACCCTGGCGGCAAAAACTATACCCCAGACAAAGTTACTCTGCTATTTGATTATGGTCATCCCAGTAAGCATTTTAAGCGAAGTCCTTTTATCTTAGTACCTGTGAACATCGAGTAAGATAAAGCCGAAGCAATTTGCTTCGGCTTTATCCTTCTTACAGGACCGTACGTACGGGCCTCGTATACGGCTCCTGATAAACCCTCAGCCACTTCTCGCAGAAGCGAGACAAAACGGCGACATTGTATGTTTCCAAATCAATTAACCCTATTCCTTAAACCACTTGTTTGGTAAGTCCATACTTTTTAATGGGCTTGCGGAGTTACGCCGGGTTGTCATAGATATTTTCTCAAACTGACCTTTATATCCTCGCCTATGCAATGTCTTGTGCAAACATGCCGGGCAAACTAAAGAAGGAGCAGGTATTTACCTGCTCCTCCTCTTTAGTTTGCTGTTGGTGTTGTAGTTGGTGTAACTTGAGGCGGTGGACAGGTGTTACAATTATCAGGATTAAATACTTCATCTTCTTCACAGAATGAAGGACATTCTGTTGGATTAGTAAATGGCGGACAGAAGGGGCTTTCGGTTGTGGGTGCTGGCTGACAAACATCAATTGAACATACTGGTGCACATACAACTTGTAAAGCATGTTCAAAGGCCCTAAAAATCTTTTCCACAACAACTCTAAAACGAAATTCGCAGCGGGGACAAATATTGGCATCTATATCGTCTGGTTCTAAAGCAGCTTCAATAACTTCTAAGCGGGTATTAAAAACGCAAACCCGGCGTGGCAATGGACCATCCTCACAAAAGATATCAAAGCACTCATTTACATCTCCTAGAGGAACTTGAACTGTAAAAGCTGCGTCTTTACGTGTTGCAACGCCAACTCTTCTTTGATTATCAAAGCGGAAAAATACATCAATATCATAAGTTCCTGTGATTTGGGCACAGCTATCAGAAGGTGTTACTGAAGTAATTGTTAAACCGCTGACAACTGCATCGAAGGGGCAAGCATCTGCTGGGAGACAATTTCCTGCGGAATCTTTGCAAATATAATGGGTATCGTGGAAGCATTTTTCACCAAAACGACATACTACTTCCCTTAATTCTGGACGACATTCCAATTCAATAGGTTGATTTTGCCGGTAACTCAAAGTTATTCCTCCCTATAAAAAGTATTATTTTTTAGGTGGTTTTAACTTCCACCTGATACATAATATGTGGATGCAGCTTTTTTGACATAGATATATATATTCTTTTCAATATTTTTTTGGTATTTTATTTATAAATACAAGCCATGTATTAGGCAATAAAAAAATAGCCCCCAAGTATAGGAGGCTTACGCATATTGGACAGTTGAGTTATTTAGATTTTAAGCTTCACAATCATATTTTTCTCTTTCTTCCCGTTTAATTTCAGCTCCAATCTTCTGAAGCTTACCAACGATGTCGTCGTAGCCACGGTCAATATGGTGAATACAGCCTATCTCTGTCTCTCCCTCTGCCATTAAACCTGCAATAATTAAAGCCGCCCCAGCTCTTAGATCTGTAGCTTTGACAGGTGCCCCGGTTAAATGTTTAACTCCTTTAACGATGGCGCTATGCCCTTCAATAATAATTTTGGCACCCATTCGCTTAAATTCATCTACATGCATAAAGCGGTTTTCAAATACAGTTTCACTAATTACGCTAGTTCCTTTAGCCGTAGTGAGCATGGCCATAACTTGTGCTTGCATATCCGTCGGGAACCCGGGGTAAGGTAATGTTTTAATATCTACTGCCTTAGTTTCCCCTTTAGCCTTAACTCGAATGCCGTTATACTCTTCAGTAATTTCTACTCCTGCTTCAACTAATTTTGCCACAACAGGTTTTAAGTGATCTATAATTACGTTTTCAATTACCAGTTCACTGCCGGTAGCTGCCGCTAAGACCATATATGTCCCAGCTTCAATGCGGTCTGGAATAACGGAGTGACTCACACCCTTCAGCTGCTTCACTCCCTCAATTTTGATAATATTTGTACCGGCTCCGGAAACATGCGCTCCCATACTATTTAAAAAATTAGCCAAATCAACAATTTCCGGCTCCTCGGCTGCGTTTTCAATGATAGTTATTCCTTCGGCTAAAACCCCAGCCATCATAATATTTTCCGTTGCACCTACGCTGGGGAAATCTAGGTATACTTTTGCTCCCTTTAATTTACTTGCTCTTGCCTCTACTACGCCGTGCCTAATAATTATTTCGGCTCCTAAAGCGGCAAAACCCTTTAGGTGCAAATCAATGGGTCTAGTTCCAATGGCACATCCCCCAGGTAAAGCTATTTTTGCTTGGCCATAGCGCGCTAAAAGAGGACCCATTATTAAAAATGAAGCCCTCATTTTGTTAACCAATTCATGAACTGCTTCCTGTTGCTTGACTTCGGAGGCATTAATAGTAACTTTGTTTTTTTCTATATGATCAATCTTCGCACCTAAAAGTTCTAATACCTGATAGCTTGTTTTCACATCAGCAAGATGCGGAACTTCCTGTAAGGTGCATTGGCTTTCTGCTAAAAGCGTTCCGGCAATGATTGGTAGTACTGCGTTTTTAGCACCGCTGACGCTAATGGTTCCCTGTAATTTTTTGCCTCCTGTTACGACGATCTTCTCCAACTAGTCTTGCCCCCCTGTTTTTATACATTCACAATCTTCCATTGCTTTTTCCCTGTTATTGTCAATTAAGATTTAACCCCTAATATTCTCCATTTAAAAGTGGGGAACCTAAAAGCACATAAGTTTTGCGCTCCACTTCATTATAACTCACTGCAGCATTTAAGTTTAGCTTGTAATCTTTGACTTTTACATTTTCTTTAATTTTTCGGCTATATCCGCTAAAGCTTACCAAATTTTGGTTGGATATCCCCTCGATTTTTTTAGCTTGTGCTTCGGCAAACATTTTAGCGATTAGAGCTTCTTTTTGGTGCTGCGTTAGTTTTTGTTCAATAGTACCAGTAAGATAAGTTGAAATATTAGGCCTAGCGTGTAAATCAGCAAATATCTTTTCTAGCTTCCTTTTCCAATTAGTTATGTTCTTGTCTTTTCCTTTTTCCGTTAAACTTAACAGCAAATAGGTTGTAACTTTCCCTTTTAAATCCTTACTAGACTGAATTATACCGTAAAAGCTAATATCTTGACCAGAGCTGCCTTCCAAAGTAAATCCTTGGACTCTCGGTCCACTTGTTGTGGTGCAGGTCAGAACAGCGTCAGGTACGAGCTGAGTTGCCGCATCTTTCAACGTAGGAAGGAGTTCGTCCTGGTCTACCTTAGTGCTTTTAAGCTGAGCCCACCCTTGGATGCTAGCCTCTTTTAAATTTGCATGAGATGCATCGAAAGCACATATGACAGGATCTCTCTTAGCTTTAACTATGTCTAAATTAGGTAATGCAATGAAGCAGTATGCCCCACAAACTATAATAAGGCCTATAACTAGGAATAACTTTTTAAGCACTAGAATCCCCCCATCTTTACATCACACTATCCTATAAAACTATTTTTACCAACTATTCATCGGATAATCATGTTGACTCAAAAATGGGTTTTAAAAAGCCTAGCGATTAATTATCGCTAGGCTAGCATAACAAAAAGCCTGCGGAATATCCGCAGACTTTTTGTCCTTAGGTCAATTGCTGAAAAAGCAATTTACTTTCTTAGTGTTCTACTTCTTTTATAGTTTTCCTGCAAGTAATCTGTGGAATGAGTGGAAATATTACTCTGCAGCTTTAATTCTACTTACAGCTCTACGCAGAGCTAATTCAGCACGCCTAATATCCAATCCGTCTGGACGTTCTTTTAAACGTCTTTCCGCTCTATCCTTGGCTCTTCGTGCTCTATCCATATCAATCTCATCACTATTTTCAGCCGTATCCGCTAAGATCGTTACTTTATTGGCAAAGACCTCCATAAATCCACCGCTTACAGCAATTTTGGAGTTTTGCCCGCCAGTGGTGTATTCTAAAACACCAGGTTCTAAGCTTGTAATCAAAGGAGCATGGTTAGGTAAGACACCTAAACAACCTTGACTGGCAGGAACAGATTTAATTTCGTCTACTTCCTCCCTTAAGACCAGGCGTTCAGGCGTTACTATTTCCATGACAATCTTATCTGCCATTGTCATCACGCCCTTAAGCTAATTCTTTCGCTGCGGCAACAGCCTCGTCAATCGTACCAACCATCAAGAAGGCTTGTTCAGGTAAATTATCGTGTTTACCCTCAAGAATTTCTTTGAAACCACGAATGGTTTCTTTTAATGGAACGTATTTCCCAGGCATAGATGTAAATGCCTCCGCAACGTGGAATGGTTGTGATAAGAAACGTTGAATTTTTCTAGCCCTTGATACAACTAATTTATCCTCTTCTGATAACTCGTCCATACCAAGAATCGCAATAATATCTTGTAGTTCTTTATAACGTTGTAGAACCTGTTGTACACCACGAGCTACTTGATAATGTTCATCTCCAAGAATTCTAGGATCAAGAATTCTTGATGTAGAGTCAAGCGGGTCCACTGCAGGGTAAATACCCAACTCAACAATTTGTCTAGATAATACAGTAGTTGCGTCTAAGTGCGCAAATGCTGTAGCAGGTGCAGGGTCAGTCAAGTCATCAGCAGGTACATAAATAGCTTGAACTGAGGTAATGGAACCCTTCTTGGTAGATGTAATCCGTTCTTGTAAGGCACCCATTTCTGTTGCTAAGGTCGGCTGATAACCAACGGCGGAAGGCATCCGGCCTAACAATGCGGATACTTCAGAACCAGCCTGAGTGAAACGGAAGATGTTGTCAATAAAGAGTAAAACGTCTTGCCCTTGGGCATCACGGAACTCTTCAGCAATTGTTAGCCCCGTTAAACCAACTCTCATCCTAGCTCCAGGAGGCTCATTCATTTGTCCGAATACCATTGCTGTTTTATTAATAACCCCAGACTCATTCATTTCTTGATAGAGGTCATTACCTTCACGAGTACGCTCACCAACACCAGCAAATACAGAATAGCCGCCATGCTCGTAAGCAATGTTTCTAATAAGCTCCATAATTAAAACGGTTTTACCAACACCAGCACCACCGAAAAGACCAACCTTACCACCTTTTGCGTAAGGTGCCAGTAAATCAACGACCTTAATGCCAGTTTCTAAAATTTCTGTTGAAGGCTCTAATTCTTCAAAGGTTGGAGCCGGCCTATGAATAGGCAGTTTGTTTTCTGTTTCAATAGGTCCTTTACCATCAATAGGTTCGCCAATAACGTTGAACATTCTACCTAAGGTAGCATCACCAACAGGTACGGAAATTGGCTCTCCAGTATCAACAGCAATCATTCCTCTTTGCAACCCGTCTGTTGAAGACAAAGCAACGCAGCGAACAGTATTATTACCTAGCTGTTGCATAGCCTCCATAGTAATATTTATCTCTTGTTCTGTTTTTTCTTTTTGGTCTGCACTGCGAATTTTAACAGCGTTATATATCTCCGGCAATTGTTCATCAAACTGCACGTCAACTACCGGACCAATAACCGAGATGATACGTCCTTTGTTCACCTAGTATCACTCCTTTACTATGCTATTCCTTTATTTAGTCCAAAGCTGCCGCGCCACTTACTATTTCAGTAATTTCCCTGGTGATGGCTGCCTGACGTGCTCTGTTAAATGTTAAGGTTAGTTTTTGAATCATTTCACCGGCATTATTAGTAGCCGCATCCATTGCCGTCATCCGGGCACCTTGTTCACTAGCTTTCGACTCAAGTAGAGCCTTATAGATTAAAGTCTCTAAATAGCGTGGCAAAAGTGTATCCAGTACTGCTGCAGCAGATGGTTCATAAATATACTCGGCTTGATAGGTGTTACTATTTTCTTCAGATTTCTGTTCCACATCTGCGCCGGCTATAGGAAGCAGCACTTCATCCAAAGGTTGTTGTTTAATAGCGGAATAAAACTTAGTATATACTAAATGTAATTCCGAAATTTTGCCGGATAAGTATATCTCAGCAACCTCTTTAGCCAGCTCTCTTGCTTGAATATAGTTAGGCTCATCCCCAATATCCACATATTCACGGATAATATTGTACCCTCTTCTACGCAGATAATCTAAGCTCTTCTTGCCTACTGCAATAATCTCACACTGGTCTTTACGATCACTATTGCTAGCGTCTACCATTCTGAGGATATTGGCATTATAACCGCCGCAGGAACCTCGGTCTGCAGTAATGACAAGATAACCTACTTTATTAGAATCC
This genomic window contains:
- the atpG gene encoding ATP synthase F1 subunit gamma translates to MPGMRDIKRRIRSIQSTQKITKAMKMVAASKLRRSQVKVVEARPYSSKLQEVLGRLVNASEGYSHPLLEKKDSNKVGYLVITADRGSCGGYNANILRMVDASNSDRKDQCEIIAVGKKSLDYLRRRGYNIIREYVDIGDEPNYIQARELAKEVAEIYLSGKISELHLVYTKFYSAIKQQPLDEVLLPIAGADVEQKSEENSNTYQAEYIYEPSAAAVLDTLLPRYLETLIYKALLESKASEQGARMTAMDAATNNAGEMIQKLTLTFNRARQAAITREITEIVSGAAALD
- the atpD gene encoding F0F1 ATP synthase subunit beta, producing the protein MNKGRIISVIGPVVDVQFDEQLPEIYNAVKIRSADQKEKTEQEINITMEAMQQLGNNTVRCVALSSTDGLQRGMIAVDTGEPISVPVGDATLGRMFNVIGEPIDGKGPIETENKLPIHRPAPTFEELEPSTEILETGIKVVDLLAPYAKGGKVGLFGGAGVGKTVLIMELIRNIAYEHGGYSVFAGVGERTREGNDLYQEMNESGVINKTAMVFGQMNEPPGARMRVGLTGLTIAEEFRDAQGQDVLLFIDNIFRFTQAGSEVSALLGRMPSAVGYQPTLATEMGALQERITSTKKGSITSVQAIYVPADDLTDPAPATAFAHLDATTVLSRQIVELGIYPAVDPLDSTSRILDPRILGDEHYQVARGVQQVLQRYKELQDIIAILGMDELSEEDKLVVSRARKIQRFLSQPFHVAEAFTSMPGKYVPLKETIRGFKEILEGKHDNLPEQAFLMVGTIDEAVAAAKELA